One window from the genome of Dyadobacter sp. CECT 9275 encodes:
- a CDS encoding asparagine synthase-related protein, whose amino-acid sequence MKGIIGMVGNLVAGDLGRMSQRLTHRGNAALTSADTFGFGQLSTSENPVPFSLNGITIISDARIDNQPEMLDKIAAQRHLEISTNEFIHMAYSKLGISFVEHLSGDFTIAIADENCRKLFLIRDHMGVRPLYYCFKQSTCLAFASEPKALLSLDFVSSELNDAKLREYLQWPVDHRPYGKATFYKDIFSVMPASVLTAGMDLNTIQETFYWKIDPERFRILTTESLLIAEYRKRFETAVCRRLQPMTGAHVSGGLDSSSIYKVAEKYLRKDQLHSVHFYPGTPDTDERSYANEVVRNNLENHFQIEPAADPLAGIRHSHVYTDRPDLSTIPTGTKILRELALLKNKNVTVILTGHEGDTVVDSGRHYLSGLLLNSKFGEFGKYVEGDDKSSRFKRLYFVKRALSARYSADGSVSAMKFAAALLRHKQISLLELARIIYSVALGLLSRRSRRSANLSADVRYTPSTLTGVRSEHFNRIFSAGIIDMNEILNLAGAAYGIEYAHPFLDRDFIELSLFIPEKLRIGSNGLTRNHFREAMTGILPEYVRLRRSKVQFDKAIWHNLVDAVNSFLRENDLNNEKRKELIRIKRKLQAIDADHPAFSKTKRIQRQLLLTIWKSQLERSDT is encoded by the coding sequence ATGAAAGGCATAATTGGAATGGTGGGAAATCTAGTTGCCGGAGACCTCGGGCGAATGAGCCAACGTCTGACACACCGGGGAAATGCGGCGCTAACAAGCGCAGATACATTTGGTTTCGGTCAGCTGAGTACTTCGGAGAACCCCGTCCCTTTTAGCCTTAACGGGATCACGATCATCTCTGATGCCCGGATTGATAACCAGCCGGAAATGCTGGACAAAATCGCTGCGCAAAGGCATTTGGAAATAAGTACCAACGAATTTATCCACATGGCCTATTCCAAACTCGGCATCAGTTTTGTTGAGCATTTGTCAGGAGATTTTACAATAGCGATTGCGGATGAAAATTGCAGGAAATTGTTCCTGATACGTGATCACATGGGTGTACGCCCGTTATATTACTGTTTTAAACAGAGTACCTGCCTGGCCTTTGCTTCTGAGCCGAAAGCCCTTCTTTCGCTTGATTTCGTATCCTCCGAGCTCAATGACGCAAAACTAAGGGAATATCTCCAATGGCCAGTTGATCACAGGCCTTATGGAAAGGCAACGTTTTATAAGGACATATTTTCTGTTATGCCAGCGAGCGTTCTGACAGCCGGAATGGATCTGAACACAATCCAGGAAACGTTTTATTGGAAAATTGATCCGGAACGTTTTCGGATTCTGACTACGGAATCGTTACTTATTGCAGAATACCGGAAGAGATTTGAAACCGCTGTTTGCAGAAGATTACAGCCGATGACAGGCGCCCATGTGAGTGGCGGCCTTGATTCCAGCTCCATCTATAAGGTCGCCGAAAAATACCTCCGTAAAGATCAGTTGCACTCGGTACATTTTTATCCTGGCACTCCCGATACAGACGAAAGAAGTTACGCCAACGAAGTAGTTCGAAACAACCTGGAAAATCACTTTCAGATTGAACCAGCGGCGGATCCGCTTGCAGGTATCCGGCATTCGCATGTATATACGGACAGACCGGACTTAAGCACGATCCCAACCGGCACCAAAATACTCCGGGAATTAGCTCTTTTAAAAAATAAGAATGTCACTGTGATCCTGACCGGTCACGAAGGCGACACCGTTGTCGATTCGGGCAGACATTACCTTTCCGGCTTGCTCCTCAACTCAAAATTTGGAGAATTTGGGAAATACGTGGAAGGAGACGACAAGTCATCAAGGTTCAAAAGACTCTATTTCGTTAAACGAGCGCTTTCAGCCAGATATTCAGCCGATGGATCCGTGTCAGCCATGAAATTCGCTGCAGCCCTTCTCAGGCATAAACAAATTTCGTTGTTGGAGTTGGCTAGAATAATATACTCCGTTGCATTAGGACTGCTATCGCGCCGGAGCAGGAGATCTGCAAACCTATCTGCGGATGTGCGGTATACCCCCTCCACGCTTACAGGTGTCAGAAGTGAGCATTTTAACCGTATTTTTTCGGCAGGCATCATCGATATGAATGAAATACTTAACCTTGCCGGAGCAGCTTATGGCATCGAATATGCTCATCCTTTTCTTGACAGGGATTTTATTGAATTAAGTTTATTCATTCCTGAAAAATTGAGAATAGGCTCGAACGGGCTGACCAGGAATCATTTCCGGGAGGCCATGACCGGGATTTTGCCAGAGTACGTAAGGCTTAGAAGGTCGAAAGTTCAATTTGACAAAGCCATTTGGCACAACCTCGTTGACGCAGTCAATTCATTCCTCCGGGAAAATGATCTTAACAATGAAAAGAGAAAAGAATTAATCCGGATAAAAAGGAAGCTGCAAGCCATAGATGCTGACCATCCCGCCTTTAGTAAAACGAAAAGAATCCAGAGACAACTTTTACTTACCATCTGGAAAAGCCAGTTAGAAAGGTCCGATACATAA
- a CDS encoding YciE/YciF ferroxidase family protein, protein MERGTGSEPKFKTKTSVGAEPALMELFVDSLRDIYWAENHLVKSLPKMIASSSSQKLGSAIENHLKQTVEHVNRLLVIFDLLGIEAIAKKCDAMEGLTKEGEGILESTHEGTATRDVGIILASQKVEHYEIATYGGLVQLAATLGLTEVADILSQTLEEEKQADHLLTEVAENEINYKASEEV, encoded by the coding sequence ATGGAACGTGGGACAGGCTCAGAGCCAAAATTTAAAACCAAAACATCCGTCGGTGCAGAACCGGCGTTGATGGAACTGTTTGTCGACAGTCTCCGGGATATTTATTGGGCCGAAAATCATTTGGTAAAGTCTTTGCCTAAGATGATCGCCTCCAGCAGTTCCCAAAAACTTGGGTCGGCGATTGAAAACCATCTCAAACAGACGGTGGAACATGTAAACAGGCTACTCGTTATTTTTGATTTACTGGGTATTGAGGCCATAGCAAAAAAATGCGATGCAATGGAAGGTCTTACCAAAGAAGGGGAAGGCATACTGGAAAGTACGCATGAAGGAACTGCTACCCGGGATGTAGGTATTATCCTGGCATCACAGAAGGTGGAGCATTATGAAATTGCAACCTACGGCGGACTGGTACAACTGGCCGCAACCCTGGGCTTAACCGAGGTAGCGGATATTCTTTCACAAACTCTGGAGGAAGAAAAACAGGCCGATCATCTTTTGACCGAGGTGGCCGAAAATGAGATTAACTACAAAGCCTCCGAGGAGGTGTGA
- a CDS encoding YoaK family protein has protein sequence MFRHHGKTRTLSHNLRIASLLSFVAGMVNVGGFLAVQRLTTNVTGHFAFFVDEVYKMNLWQGLIYFLYIFFFFLGSFVAGLLVELVAKENERLIYVAPVVIESAILLMVGILFSHLARDSPDVIACCLLFAMGMQNSLVTTISNSVVRTTHLTGLFTDLGIELSQLLFYKSRQHKQKLFASIRLRLTIISFFFFGGVITGIVYSYIGLYVLVIASALLIGGLIYDNIKFRIIQLKRRWRSMETDDPGNLN, from the coding sequence TTGTTCAGACATCACGGTAAAACACGTACGTTAAGCCACAATCTGCGGATTGCGTCTCTGTTATCATTTGTGGCTGGCATGGTGAATGTCGGCGGGTTTCTAGCGGTGCAAAGGCTAACTACCAATGTAACCGGGCATTTTGCCTTTTTTGTTGATGAGGTCTATAAAATGAACCTCTGGCAGGGTCTGATATACTTCTTGTATATTTTTTTCTTCTTCCTGGGATCTTTTGTGGCGGGGCTGCTGGTGGAACTTGTGGCAAAGGAAAATGAGCGGCTTATTTATGTAGCCCCGGTTGTTATCGAGAGTGCTATCCTGCTGATGGTCGGGATTTTATTTTCACATCTTGCAAGGGACAGTCCTGATGTTATCGCCTGTTGTTTATTGTTTGCAATGGGTATGCAGAACTCCCTTGTAACAACAATATCCAATTCGGTTGTGAGAACCACACATTTAACGGGATTGTTCACTGACCTGGGGATTGAATTATCCCAGCTTCTTTTCTATAAATCCAGGCAGCATAAACAAAAGCTATTTGCTTCAATCAGGCTGCGCCTCACCATTATCAGTTTTTTCTTCTTCGGCGGTGTGATAACGGGTATTGTTTATTCCTATATCGGGCTTTATGTATTGGTCATCGCAAGTGCTCTTTTGATTGGAGGATTGATTTACGATAACATTAAATTCAGGATCATACAGTTGAAACGCAGGTGGAGGTCGATGGAGACAGATGATCCAGGCAACTTAAATTAA
- a CDS encoding catalase — MTKRKARIENSQTVNGKSEKLRQFTVEEKDKFITTNHGVRVNDDQNSLRAGERGATLLEDFILREKITHFDHERIPERVVHARGSGAHGIFKLYESQSAITKAGFLNDTSIETPVFVRFSTVAGSRGSTDLARDVRGFAVKFYTQEGNFDLVGNNMPVFFIQDAIKFPDLVHAVKPEPDNEMPQAASAHDTFWDFISLMPESAHMIMWVMSDRALPRSYRMMEGFGVHTFRFINEKGESSFVKFHWKPLLGVHAVAWDEAQTISGKDPDFHRRDLWDAIESGNYPEWELGVQIVPDKDEFKYEFDLLDPTKLIPEELVPVQRIGKMTLNRNPDNFFAETEQAAFHVGHVVPGIDFTNDPLLQGRLFSYTDTQLIRLGGPNFQEIPINRPVVDVRNNQRDGYMRQTINRGKVSYHPNSLGGGFPMQAPASEGGYTSYPERVDARKVRARGRSFFDHFSQARLFFNSQSTPEKNHIADALSFELGKVRTVAIRERMLRILSMIDKGLAADVAFALRIHVPQDTELPVNHSVPADGEPADFDSLTFEQTVSISAALSMSNTTKDSIKTRKVALLAADGVNDESLETVRQALSAAGATVELIAPRLNYILSQRDAQIAVDHSFLTASSVFYDAVYVAGGTNSVATIEADADAIHFLNEAFKHCKAIAAHQSAMQVLEATYFAKKLPVDYEDQTVLREGIVVGEDLAAVAEKFVLAISQHRFWEREKPRKIPA; from the coding sequence ATGACGAAAAGAAAAGCAAGAATAGAAAATTCTCAAACTGTAAACGGCAAGTCCGAAAAGCTGCGGCAGTTTACAGTGGAAGAGAAAGATAAGTTTATCACTACCAACCACGGAGTTCGTGTCAACGATGATCAGAATTCGCTTAGGGCAGGGGAACGTGGCGCAACGCTTCTGGAGGACTTTATTCTTCGAGAAAAAATTACGCATTTTGATCATGAACGTATACCGGAGAGGGTTGTACATGCCCGGGGTTCAGGAGCGCACGGGATTTTCAAATTGTATGAATCACAATCGGCCATTACAAAAGCAGGGTTTTTAAATGATACATCGATAGAGACACCCGTGTTTGTGCGGTTTTCGACGGTAGCAGGCTCTCGGGGATCGACGGACCTCGCGCGCGATGTCCGAGGGTTCGCTGTGAAGTTTTATACACAGGAGGGCAATTTTGATCTGGTGGGAAATAACATGCCTGTTTTCTTTATCCAGGATGCCATAAAATTCCCGGATCTGGTTCACGCAGTCAAACCGGAGCCTGACAATGAAATGCCGCAGGCGGCTTCGGCCCATGATACTTTCTGGGATTTCATCTCGCTGATGCCCGAATCGGCGCACATGATCATGTGGGTGATGAGCGACCGTGCGCTTCCCCGCAGTTACCGGATGATGGAGGGCTTTGGGGTACATACTTTTCGTTTCATCAATGAAAAAGGGGAGTCCAGTTTTGTTAAATTTCACTGGAAACCGTTGTTAGGGGTACATGCGGTGGCATGGGATGAGGCTCAGACAATCTCAGGCAAAGACCCTGATTTCCATCGGCGTGATCTTTGGGATGCCATTGAAAGCGGGAATTACCCGGAATGGGAACTTGGGGTGCAGATAGTACCAGACAAGGACGAATTCAAATATGAGTTTGACCTGCTGGATCCTACCAAATTAATACCGGAAGAACTGGTTCCGGTTCAGCGGATTGGTAAGATGACACTCAATCGGAACCCCGATAATTTTTTTGCAGAGACTGAGCAGGCCGCGTTCCATGTGGGACACGTTGTACCCGGCATCGATTTTACGAATGATCCCCTGCTGCAAGGACGGCTTTTTTCATATACGGATACCCAGCTGATCCGCCTGGGAGGGCCCAATTTTCAGGAAATTCCGATTAATCGCCCGGTTGTGGATGTCCGTAATAATCAGCGAGACGGGTACATGCGCCAGACCATTAACCGGGGTAAGGTAAGTTATCATCCCAATTCGCTGGGGGGAGGGTTTCCGATGCAGGCACCAGCATCTGAAGGAGGGTATACTTCCTATCCCGAGCGTGTGGATGCACGGAAGGTAAGGGCTCGCGGGAGAAGTTTTTTTGATCATTTCAGTCAGGCCAGGCTTTTTTTTAACAGCCAGTCAACGCCAGAAAAAAACCATATTGCAGATGCACTGAGCTTTGAGCTGGGTAAAGTCAGGACTGTTGCGATCCGCGAGCGTATGCTTAGGATTCTATCCATGATAGACAAAGGGCTGGCGGCAGATGTTGCTTTTGCCCTCAGGATCCATGTGCCACAGGATACTGAGCTGCCCGTTAATCATAGTGTGCCTGCTGACGGCGAACCTGCTGATTTTGATTCACTTACTTTTGAACAGACGGTTAGTATTTCGGCAGCACTGAGCATGTCCAACACAACAAAAGACAGCATCAAAACCAGAAAAGTTGCGCTGCTTGCGGCTGATGGTGTCAATGATGAATCCCTGGAAACAGTCAGGCAGGCTTTATCAGCTGCCGGGGCAACTGTGGAACTGATTGCCCCCCGGCTGAACTATATTCTTTCTCAGCGCGATGCACAAATAGCAGTAGATCATAGTTTTCTAACTGCCTCATCTGTTTTTTACGATGCGGTGTACGTAGCAGGCGGTACGAATAGTGTTGCGACGATTGAGGCGGACGCAGACGCCATACATTTTCTCAACGAAGCTTTCAAACATTGTAAAGCTATTGCAGCGCACCAGTCGGCAATGCAGGTGCTGGAAGCAACCTATTTTGCAAAGAAACTTCCCGTTGATTATGAGGATCAAACCGTGCTACGGGAGGGGATTGTGGTTGGGGAAGATCTTGCAGCAGTTGCCGAAAAATTTGTTCTGGCCATTTCTCAACATCGCTTCTGGGAACGGGAGAAGCCGAGGAAAATTCCAGCATAG
- a CDS encoding YcaO-like family protein, with amino-acid sequence MLLLNGSVPKIFSSPVQYAILREFFGQKEVDLDLLREVYKDVYSLHEILEAFFGLSQEKVLLPGAILKIAIASPEWPRLYHDIGELGLRAILIDNQLPDLTIFIVSDLRVLTHAHLLEIKSNRFVCLWIFGSELKLSPVFDKADSASFFSFLNRMKRAFFGQILTFNHHLSPTDVPDVSPLTLLLEHLPEFISSHEASRTLLIFDYKKLDIKRIPIHESVFSSYPTERYDLLDEHGKPADVISVFNKLSFHCETFTGLIDILKSEQTPLGGWVSSGGFIYRSNKVSTETFLSRTRASGNGLTREESEAKAFCETLERYSQGFREYEDGYIIDTYKNLGNEAIHPNDILLFSPDQYRLKMARNQMNVPLLPFDENMPISWSDIHDISGTVSRKIPTFLLYLGIPPEDTSSERFFKWITNGTAAGPTPEMARLHALYELIERDAYAIWWYNRLSARGIDLGCLSHLSIVASALEAHTRLGKNVYLFDITQDICIPTVAVISDYIPGTYFLSCGSNISFEKACESAFCELNQLYLHHLNKKSRLNTGQMADIAATLASHLPQTPVWPMEKPDLSVTAELHLLETEIRKRGLDIYYKDLSRNDVWLPVVKAIVPGMRDMDTRFAAGRLYTTVSDRHGYLPSENSLRNFTIF; translated from the coding sequence GTGTTACTACTGAATGGATCAGTTCCTAAAATTTTCAGTAGCCCTGTTCAATATGCAATTCTGCGTGAATTTTTCGGGCAGAAAGAAGTTGATCTTGATCTGCTTAGGGAGGTTTACAAGGATGTTTACTCACTGCATGAAATCCTGGAAGCTTTTTTCGGGCTTTCGCAGGAAAAGGTTTTGCTTCCCGGGGCTATTCTTAAAATCGCAATCGCATCCCCCGAATGGCCCCGGCTTTACCATGATATTGGGGAACTGGGCTTACGAGCAATCCTGATTGATAATCAACTACCCGATTTAACGATATTTATCGTTTCTGATCTGCGTGTTCTGACGCATGCACATCTTCTCGAAATTAAAAGCAACCGGTTTGTATGCCTGTGGATATTCGGCAGTGAGCTTAAATTATCTCCGGTATTTGATAAAGCGGACAGCGCCTCTTTTTTCTCCTTTTTAAATAGGATGAAACGAGCCTTTTTCGGCCAGATACTAACCTTTAATCATCACCTTTCCCCAACGGATGTTCCGGACGTATCGCCTCTTACCTTACTTTTGGAACATCTGCCGGAGTTTATTTCTTCCCATGAGGCTTCCCGAACACTGCTGATTTTTGATTATAAAAAACTTGACATTAAACGCATCCCCATACACGAAAGTGTTTTCAGTTCTTACCCAACAGAACGATACGACCTTTTGGATGAGCACGGAAAGCCCGCAGATGTCATTTCGGTTTTCAACAAGCTTTCATTCCATTGCGAGACTTTTACAGGATTAATTGATATACTGAAATCAGAGCAAACTCCGCTGGGAGGATGGGTAAGCTCCGGGGGCTTTATTTACAGATCCAATAAAGTCAGCACTGAAACCTTTCTTTCCCGGACCAGAGCCAGCGGCAATGGACTAACCAGAGAGGAGTCGGAAGCGAAGGCCTTCTGTGAAACATTGGAACGCTACTCCCAGGGATTCCGTGAATATGAAGACGGGTATATTATTGACACCTATAAAAATCTTGGGAATGAAGCCATTCATCCTAACGACATACTTCTTTTCAGCCCTGACCAGTATCGTCTGAAAATGGCACGTAACCAGATGAACGTGCCACTGCTGCCTTTTGATGAAAATATGCCCATTTCCTGGAGTGATATTCATGACATTTCCGGTACTGTTTCACGAAAAATTCCCACTTTTCTTCTGTACCTGGGGATTCCTCCGGAGGATACCTCCTCGGAGAGGTTCTTTAAATGGATAACAAACGGCACTGCTGCTGGCCCGACACCTGAAATGGCGCGACTGCATGCACTCTACGAACTGATTGAAAGAGATGCCTACGCTATCTGGTGGTATAACCGATTATCTGCCCGGGGAATTGATTTGGGCTGTCTCTCCCATTTGAGCATTGTTGCCTCTGCCCTTGAAGCACATACCCGCCTGGGGAAAAATGTATACCTCTTTGATATTACGCAGGATATCTGCATCCCAACGGTCGCTGTAATTTCGGACTATATCCCGGGCACTTATTTCCTGTCGTGCGGTTCCAATATCAGCTTTGAGAAGGCATGCGAAAGTGCATTTTGTGAGCTGAATCAACTCTATCTTCATCATCTGAACAAGAAAAGCCGCCTGAATACCGGTCAGATGGCGGATATTGCCGCTACGTTAGCCAGCCATCTCCCCCAAACGCCGGTATGGCCAATGGAGAAACCCGACTTATCCGTCACCGCAGAACTACACCTTCTGGAAACAGAAATCAGAAAACGAGGGCTTGATATATACTATAAAGACCTCTCCCGTAATGATGTTTGGCTGCCCGTTGTGAAAGCCATTGTTCCAGGCATGAGAGATATGGATACCCGTTTTGCTGCGGGCAGATTATACACCACCGTCAGCGACCGGCATGGGTACCTGCCTTCCGAAAACTCCCTTAGAAACTTTACGATATTCTGA
- a CDS encoding SusD/RagB family nutrient-binding outer membrane lipoprotein — translation MKQIFFILVSLIVFAACTDNFTETNLNPYQISDETLKQDFNLVGSPFSNMIFNLNGHQVEEDLCADNWMGYMGTPTDFVGNVNNTTYYIRWNSFWGREYGSVMSPARQVIRLAGENNLPLFATWAKLVRIYGMSKLTAVHGPIIYSQYGTTANSILYDKESDLYPLFFKQLDSIQTDFNANKTYTGFAKFDPTNYKGSITQWQKVVNSLRLRLAMRLSKVDPAQAKTQGEKALADPAGLITTNADNFVNSLNGNKIPVAQICYEWDDTRMGALMESFLIGYNDGRLSKYFAPMPSSSASLYADHPTMPYKGVRNGAYIKAKADHVPFSKVNESFQTVQTRRNFTAAEVAFLKAEAGLRGWAGAGDPKTNYENGIKLSFEDWGAGSADAYLADKTSKPINYVDPIDARNNFTALSTVTIAWNDADSDELKLEKIITQKYLNTFTNTVEAWVDFRRTGYPKIPAAAKNDSNGDWGIIPAGESIKRMPFVNAERTGNTAAVTDAVSKMGTGAKDDIATRLWWDTGKAANF, via the coding sequence ATGAAACAGATATTTTTTATACTGGTATCCTTGATTGTGTTTGCGGCTTGTACTGACAATTTTACAGAGACAAACCTGAACCCTTATCAAATTTCCGATGAGACCCTTAAGCAGGATTTTAACCTCGTAGGTTCTCCTTTTTCCAATATGATCTTCAACCTTAACGGTCACCAGGTTGAAGAAGATTTGTGTGCAGACAACTGGATGGGTTACATGGGTACACCCACAGATTTTGTTGGTAACGTGAATAACACAACCTACTACATTCGCTGGAACTCTTTTTGGGGCCGGGAGTATGGTAGCGTGATGTCGCCCGCCAGACAAGTGATCAGGCTTGCAGGAGAAAATAACCTGCCTTTGTTTGCTACCTGGGCCAAGCTGGTTCGTATTTATGGTATGTCTAAATTAACAGCTGTACACGGACCCATCATTTATTCTCAGTATGGTACTACGGCGAATTCTATTTTGTACGACAAGGAGTCGGATCTGTATCCGCTTTTCTTTAAGCAGCTGGACTCTATCCAGACCGATTTTAACGCTAATAAGACCTATACCGGTTTCGCTAAGTTTGACCCAACCAACTATAAGGGCAGTATTACGCAATGGCAGAAGGTTGTCAATTCTTTGAGACTGAGACTGGCAATGCGCCTTTCAAAAGTTGATCCGGCTCAGGCAAAAACACAAGGCGAGAAAGCACTGGCTGATCCTGCAGGCTTAATCACCACCAATGCTGACAATTTTGTCAATTCATTGAATGGTAATAAGATACCTGTAGCGCAGATCTGTTATGAATGGGATGATACCCGGATGGGTGCTCTCATGGAGTCATTCCTGATTGGTTATAATGACGGTCGCCTTTCCAAATATTTTGCCCCTATGCCATCATCCAGCGCATCGTTGTATGCAGATCACCCAACTATGCCGTACAAAGGTGTGCGGAATGGTGCTTATATCAAGGCAAAGGCTGATCACGTACCTTTCTCTAAGGTGAATGAAAGTTTCCAGACGGTTCAGACGAGAAGGAATTTTACCGCTGCGGAAGTGGCGTTTCTGAAAGCTGAAGCTGGGCTGAGAGGCTGGGCTGGAGCAGGAGACCCAAAAACCAATTATGAAAATGGTATTAAATTATCTTTTGAAGATTGGGGTGCAGGTAGCGCAGACGCCTATCTTGCTGATAAAACCAGCAAGCCAATCAATTATGTAGATCCTATTGACGCGCGTAATAATTTCACAGCACTTTCAACTGTTACCATCGCATGGAATGATGCAGATTCAGATGAACTGAAACTGGAAAAGATTATTACACAGAAGTACCTCAATACCTTCACCAATACAGTCGAAGCTTGGGTGGATTTCAGACGTACCGGTTATCCTAAAATACCAGCTGCTGCTAAAAATGACAGTAACGGTGACTGGGGCATTATCCCGGCGGGAGAATCCATCAAAAGGATGCCGTTTGTAAATGCTGAAAGAACGGGCAATACAGCGGCCGTGACCGATGCAGTATCTAAAATGGGTACTGGTGCGAAGGATGACATTGCAACTCGCCTATGGTGGGATACAGGTAAGGCTGCTAACTTTTAA